The Budorcas taxicolor isolate Tak-1 chromosome 2, Takin1.1, whole genome shotgun sequence genome window below encodes:
- the LOC128043453 gene encoding tetratricopeptide repeat protein 30B, with amino-acid sequence MAGLGGEPIPDGEFTAVVYRLIRDARYSEAVQLLGGELQRSPRSRAGLSLLGYCYYRLQEFALAAECYEQLGQLHPELEQYRLYQAQALYKACLYPEATRVSLLLLDNPAYHNRVLRLQAAIKYSEGDLPGARSLVEQLLSEGGEDSEGENELDGQVNLGCLLYKEGHYEAACSKFSAALQASGYRPDLSYNLALAYYSSRHYAPALKHIADIIEHGIRQHPELGMGITTGGIDVRSVGNTLVLHQTALVEAFNLRAAIEYQLRNYEAAQEALTDMPPRAEEELDPVTLHNQALMNMDARPTEGFEKLQFLLQQNPFPPETFGNLLLLYCEYEYFDLAADVLAENAHLTYKFLTPYLYDFLDAMVTCQTAPEEAFLKLDGLAGMLTEQLRKLTIQVQEARHNKDDEAVKKAVNEYDDTLEKYIPVLMAQAKIYWNLENYPMVEKLFRKSVEFCNDHHVWKLNVAHVLFMQENKYKEAIGFYEPIVKKHYDNILNVSAIVLANLCVSYIMLSQNEEAEELMRKIGKEEEQLSYDDPDKKIYHLCIVNLVIGTLYCAKGNYDFGISRVIKSLEPCNKKLGTDTWYYAKRCFLSLLENMSKHTIMLSDSVIQECVQFLEHCELYGRDIPAVIEETLEEERVHTGKNTVTYESRELKALIYDIIGWNM; translated from the coding sequence ATGGCGGGGCTGGGCGGTGAGCCCATCCCCGACGGGGAGTTCACCGCGGTTGTGTACCGGCTCATCCGGGATGCCCGGTACTCCGAGGCCGTGCAGCTGCTGGGCGGAGAGCTCCAGCGGAGCCCGAGAAGCCGCGCCGGGCTGTCGCTGCTGGGCTACTGCTACTACCGCCTACAGGAGTTCGCGCTGGCTGCCGAGTGCTATGAGCAGCTGGGCCAGCTGCACCCGGAGCTGGAGCAGTACCGCCTGTACCAGGCCCAGGCCCTGTACAAGGCCTGCCTCTACCCAGAGGCCACCCGCGTGTCCTTGCTCCTCCTGGACAACCCCGCCTACCACAACCGGGTCCTCCGTCTCCAAGCCGCGATCAAGTACAGCGAGGGCGACCTGCCCGGggccaggagcctggtggagcaGCTActgagtgaaggaggagaagacAGCGAGGGCGAGAACGAGCTGGATGGCCAGGTCAACCTGGGTTGTTTGCTCTACAAGGAGGGACATTATGAAGCCGCGTGTTCCAAGTTCTCTGCGGCCCTGCAGGCTTCGGGCTACCGGCCTGATCTTTCCTATAACCTGGCTTTGGCCTATTACAGCAGCCGGCACTATGCCCCAGCTCTGAAGCATATCGCGGACATTATTGAGCATGGCATCCGCCAGCACCCAGAGCTGGGCATGGGCATCACCACTGGGGGCATTGATGTTCGAAGTGTTGGCAACACCTTAGTCCTTCACCAGACTGCTCTGGTGGAAGCCTTCAACCTCAGGGCCGCCATAGAATACCAACTGAGAAACTATGAGGCGGCCCAGGAAGCCCTCACTGACATGCCaccaagggcagaggaggagtTAGACCCCGTGACCCTGCACAATCAGGCGCTAATGAACATGGATGCCAGGCCCACAGAAGGGTTTGAAAAACTACAGTTTTTGCTCCAGCAGAACCCCTTTCCCCCAGAGACCTTTGGCAACCTGTTGCTGCTCTATTGTGAATATGAGTATTTTGACCTGGCAGCAGATGTCCTGGCAGAGAATGCCCATTTGACTTACAAGTTCCTCACACCTTATCTCTATGACTTCTTGGATGCCATGGTCACTTGCCAGACAGCTCCTGAAGAGGCTTTCCTTAAGCTTGATGGCCTAGCAGGGATGCTGACTGAACAGCTCCGGAAACTCACCATACAAGTGCAGGAAGCAAGACACAATAAAGATGATGAAGCTGTCAAAAAGGCAGTGAATGAATATGACGACACCCTTGAGAAGTACATTCCTGTGTTGATGGCCCAGGCCAAAATCTACTGGAACCTTGAAAATTACCCAATGGTGGAAAAACTCTTCCGCAAATCTGTGGAATTCTGTAACGACCACCATGTGTGGAAGCTGAATGTGGCTCATGTTCTGTTCATGCAGGAAAACAAATACAAAGAAGCCATAGGTTTTTATGAGCCCATAGTCAAGAAGCATTATGACAACATCCTGAATGTCAGTGCTATTGTGCTGGCCAACCTGTGTGTTTCGTATATTATGTTAAGTcagaatgaagaagctgaggagTTGATGAGGAAGATTGGAAAGGAGGAAGAGCAGCTCTCCTATGATGATCCAGATAAGAAAATCTACCATCTCTGCATTGTGAATTTGGTGATAGGGACGCTTTATTGTGCCAAAGGAAATTATGACTTTGGTATTTCCCGGGTTATCAAAAGCTTGGAACCTTGTAATAAAAAACTAGGAACTGATACGTGGTATTATGCCAAAAGATGCTTCCTGTCATTATTAGAAAACATGTCAAAACACACCATCATGCTTAGTGACAGTGTCATTCAAGAATGTGTTCAGTTTTTAGAACACTGTGAACTTTATGGAAGGGACATACCTGCTGTTATTGAAGAAACCCTGGAAGAAGAAAGAGTGCATACTGGAAAGAATACAGTCACATATGAATCCAGAGAGTTAAAAGCTTTGATTTATGATATTATAGGATGGAATATGTAG